The sequence ACCAAAGAAAGACAAAACAACGGTTATACAGGAGAAAGCGATAAAGATGAACAATTACCCAAACAGCAAAGAAAACAAGCTATCCAAGAAACACTAATAGAAGAAGGAATGCCTCCCACCCAAGCGGAATTACTCGCCGCCACCACCGTCGATGATGGCTTAAAATATACCTTTGTAGAAGCCTCCCTCGATACCCCGGCTTTTTTCTCCGTCAAACCCAAAGGAGGTGCAATCATCGTCACCCTTAATACCAAACACCCCGCTTATCAAAACCTTGTGGAAGTTTTAGAGGATAACATTGAAGATGCCGATATAGATACCTTACGCAGTCGTTTAGCTAATTCCTTAGATGCTCTCAAATTACTCTTGATGGCGTGGGCAAGATACGAAGATGAACAACCCGAAGGAATACGCAAACAAAATGCTCAAGATGCCCGTATTGACTGGGGCAGATTAGCTCGACGATTCTTAGAAAATGAGGAATAATCATATATGGGTGGGTGTATCTCACCCAAAAACTTTAAAAATATCTTATGGCTAATTATGAATAATTTAACCAAGAAAAAACAACAAATATTAACAACAGAAATTATTGTAAAAACATTAAAAAATCAAAGTGATTTTTTTGATAAATATGATATAAAAACTTTCGCCCTATTTGGTTCAACCGCCAGAAATGAAGCCACAGAAAATAGTGATCTTGATTTTTTAGTGGAGTTTAATCATTCAGCAACATTAGATGGCTATATGAATTTAAAATTTTATCTTGAAGAATTATTCAATAAATCCGTAGATTTAGTTACATTAAAATCAATTAAACCTATCATTAAAAATTTTATCTTAGCTGAAGCAATTTATGTCAAGAAATCTTAAACTTTATCTTAATGATATACTTAGTAGTATCAAAAAAATACAATTATATACTGAAAATATAACAGAATCACAATTATTAGAAGATGAAAAAACATTAGATGCTGTGACTCATAATTTAATGATTATTGGAGAAGCTACTAAAAATATTCCTTCTGAAATAAGACAAGAATATAAATATATCCAATGGAAACAAATTATTGGTTTAAGAAACATTATTGCTCATACTTATTTTTCTTTAGATTACGAAATCATTTGGGATATTGTAAGCAATAAAAAGCTAGATGAATTTAAACAGGTGATTTTAGTTATTTTAAAAAAACAAATATAGCAATTATCATGGTTACGGGGTACAAAACGATCCCCCTAAATCTCCCTTAATAAGGGGGACTTGAGAATAATAAATGTATCTCATAAT comes from Cyanobacterium sp. HL-69 and encodes:
- a CDS encoding toxin-antitoxin system toxin component; this translates as MSRNLKLYLNDILSSIKKIQLYTENITESQLLEDEKTLDAVTHNLMIIGEATKNIPSEIRQEYKYIQWKQIIGLRNIIAHTYFSLDYEIIWDIVSNKKLDEFKQVILVILKKQI
- a CDS encoding toxin-antitoxin system antidote component, whose protein sequence is MGGCISPKNFKNILWLIMNNLTKKKQQILTTEIIVKTLKNQSDFFDKYDIKTFALFGSTARNEATENSDLDFLVEFNHSATLDGYMNLKFYLEELFNKSVDLVTLKSIKPIIKNFILAEAIYVKKS